DNA sequence from the Paenibacillus azoreducens genome:
TAAGCCATGACCGCTCATTAGCCGCCGTGCTTGATGGGTTGCCGGTATTATGAATCGTAATAGTGGTCGGAGACATCGGATACCCAGGACGCCGGTTATTCGCCGTGCCTTTTGGAATATGGTCCTTTCTATAGTTCACGTTTACTCCTCCCTCTTTTGTGGCTTGTTTAATGAACTGGTTGCCGTATACTGCAAACGCGCCAGCGAGTACGCCCTGGATAATGGATTCAGGACCAAAGCCAAGCATCCATACCGTTACCACCACCGCAACAATCGTAACAGCATACACGATGGTCTAGTCAGGCACATTAGGCGTTTGTTTTAACACATACCCAATGACCCAACATAGAGCGACTACCACCAGCAATCTAGCATCAATCAATCCATAAGTCGTTTCCCAATTCATTCAAACATCCATAGTTGTCCCTTTAGGGATGGTTTGATCTGACCAAAACGCAGTATATAAACCAATGGCATATATACCGGATTTTTTAACCCTAAGCTCGGATGCAGAGTATTTAAAGGTATCCCTAACCTTTTTTGTAAAATCAATGTCGGTGAACGTGTACATACCTAATGTAATACTCCCAGATATCCCTCTATCAATGAGCGTTTTATTTGTATAAGGGATCTGAGATGCCTCTACCGCCAATTTTACCGCTTTTTCCGTAGCGGCTACGTTCTCACGTGTCCCCGTAATGGAATTGGATAGCATCACGATCCCTTTTATTGTTGTGCTTGCATCGTTTATAGGCGGGA
Encoded proteins:
- a CDS encoding phage tail protein — translated: MTIPPINDASTTIKGIVMLSNSITGTRENVAATEKAVKLAVEASQIPYTNKTLIDRGISGSITLGMYTFTDIDFTKKVRDTFKYSASELRVKKSGIYAIGLYTAFWSDQTIPKGTTMDV